One genomic segment of Pseudomonas fortuita includes these proteins:
- the clsB gene encoding cardiolipin synthase ClsB has translation MNRPWVDGNSVQLLINGEQYYPRVFEAMAQAREEILLETFIIFDDKVGQQLQQVLIDAAQRGVRVEVAVDGYGTADLPTEFISAMTDAGVSFHAFDPQPRLVGMRTNLFRRLHRKIVVVDGERAFIGGINYSADHLGDFGAMAKQDYAVEVTGPVVAQVHAASKRLMSPVLQPPSAVRPVTEPAGASSAVLVERDNGLRSTDIETHYLQAFRGAKQRIVVANAYFFPGYRLMRELRNAARRGVDVRLILQGQPDMRWVRALSRLLYNYLLRDGVAIHEYCQRPLHGKVALVDDEWSTVGSSNLDPLSLSFNLEANLFIRDRAFNQQLNQHLQALASEQCKPVTLERMIRGYWWRAPLIFVCFHVIRHFPRIAGWFPAHRQRLRSVQPEVEAQGNLHEGNT, from the coding sequence GTGAATCGACCTTGGGTGGACGGCAACAGCGTGCAGTTGCTGATCAATGGCGAGCAATACTACCCCCGCGTCTTCGAGGCCATGGCCCAGGCGCGGGAAGAAATTCTGCTGGAAACCTTCATCATCTTCGACGACAAGGTCGGCCAGCAGTTACAACAGGTGCTGATCGACGCTGCCCAGCGCGGTGTGCGGGTGGAGGTAGCGGTGGATGGCTACGGCACTGCCGACCTGCCCACCGAATTCATTTCGGCCATGACCGATGCCGGCGTGAGCTTTCACGCTTTCGACCCACAGCCCCGGCTGGTGGGCATGCGCACCAACCTGTTCCGGCGCCTGCACCGCAAGATCGTGGTAGTCGACGGTGAGCGGGCATTTATCGGCGGTATCAACTACAGCGCCGATCATCTTGGCGACTTTGGTGCCATGGCCAAGCAGGATTATGCGGTGGAGGTCACCGGCCCGGTGGTAGCGCAGGTGCATGCTGCCAGCAAGCGCCTGATGTCGCCGGTGCTGCAGCCACCCAGCGCGGTACGCCCGGTAACCGAGCCGGCCGGGGCCAGCAGCGCCGTGCTGGTCGAACGCGACAACGGGCTGCGCAGTACCGATATCGAAACCCACTACCTGCAGGCTTTTCGTGGTGCAAAGCAGCGCATCGTGGTTGCCAACGCGTATTTCTTCCCGGGTTATCGATTGATGCGGGAGCTGCGCAACGCCGCCCGGCGTGGCGTGGATGTGCGCTTGATTCTGCAGGGCCAGCCTGACATGCGCTGGGTCCGTGCACTTTCGAGGCTGCTGTACAACTATCTGCTGCGCGACGGCGTGGCCATCCACGAATACTGCCAGCGGCCTCTGCACGGCAAGGTTGCACTGGTTGACGATGAGTGGTCCACCGTTGGCTCCAGCAACCTTGATCCGTTGAGCCTGTCATTCAACCTGGAGGCCAATCTTTTCATCCGTGATCGAGCCTTCAACCAGCAACTGAACCAGCATCTACAGGCCCTGGCCAGCGAGCAATGCAAGCCGGTCACCCTGGAGCGCATGATTCGCGGTTACTGGTGGCGGGCACCGCTGATCTTCGTGTGCTTCCACGTGATCCGCCATTTTCCGCGCATTGCTGGCTGGTTCCCGGCACACCGCCAGCGTTTGCGCTCGGTGCAGCCGGAAGTCGAGGCTCAGGGTAACCTGCACGAGGGCAATACCTGA
- a CDS encoding lysylphosphatidylglycerol synthase domain-containing protein, protein MARKGWQTWVKRLFTLAFLILIPVLLFMLARNLDWNEVRQSLLAYKPGTLAIGLALALCSYLTFASYDLLARAYTGHQLPARQVLPVAFVCYAFNLNFTTWVGGVALRYRLYGRLGLDTPTITRILTLGLLTNWMGYMLLAGTVFALGFVELPSSWAVGATGLRLIGLLLLAIAGGYLLACGFATKRTWSWRNHEVTLPSLRLALCQVALGASNWALMALLIFWLLPGEAFYPSILGILLISCVAGVVAHIPAGLGVLEAVFLALLHGQMAQGTLVAALLGYRTLYYLIPLLLAVVTYLVLEKRAKAMRQGDKPAQT, encoded by the coding sequence ATGGCGCGCAAAGGCTGGCAAACCTGGGTGAAACGCCTGTTCACGCTGGCGTTCCTCATTCTCATACCTGTTCTGCTGTTTATGCTGGCACGCAATCTGGACTGGAATGAAGTGCGCCAGTCGTTGCTGGCCTACAAGCCCGGCACCCTGGCCATCGGCCTTGCGCTGGCGCTGTGCAGCTACCTGACATTTGCCAGTTACGACCTGCTGGCACGGGCCTACACCGGCCACCAGTTGCCCGCCCGGCAGGTGCTGCCAGTCGCCTTCGTGTGCTACGCCTTCAATCTCAACTTCACGACCTGGGTAGGCGGCGTTGCATTGCGCTACCGGTTATATGGCCGCCTGGGCCTGGATACCCCGACCATTACGCGCATCCTCACCTTGGGCCTGTTGACCAACTGGATGGGCTACATGCTGCTGGCCGGCACCGTATTCGCCCTCGGCTTCGTGGAGCTGCCCAGCAGCTGGGCGGTGGGCGCTACAGGTCTGCGCCTGATCGGCTTGCTGCTGTTGGCGATCGCGGGTGGGTACCTGCTGGCCTGTGGTTTTGCAACCAAGCGCACGTGGTCCTGGCGCAACCACGAAGTGACGCTACCGTCGCTGCGTTTGGCACTGTGCCAGGTTGCGCTGGGTGCCAGCAACTGGGCGCTGATGGCGCTGCTGATCTTCTGGTTGCTGCCGGGCGAGGCTTTTTACCCGTCCATTCTCGGCATCCTGCTGATCAGTTGCGTGGCTGGCGTGGTTGCGCATATCCCTGCGGGGCTGGGCGTACTTGAGGCAGTGTTTCTGGCCTTGCTGCACGGGCAGATGGCCCAAGGCACGCTTGTGGCTGCCTTGCTCGGGTATCGCACACTGTACTACCTGATTCCACTGCTACTGGCAGTGGTTACCTACCTGGTCCTGGAAAAACGCGCCAAGGCCATGCGCCAAGGCGACAAGCCCGCCCAGACCTGA
- the ligD gene encoding DNA ligase D: MAKPLQEYARKRDFNATPEPSGKRSRGKRVQALQFCIQKHDASHLHYDFRLELDGTLKSWAIPKGPSLDPKVRRLAVHVEDHPLDYADFEGHIPEGHYGAGDVIVWDRGVWEPEGDAHEAYAKGKLRFRLQGEKLSGVWNLFRTRLDGKKEQWMLVKSHDDQARSEADYSVVQAQPDSVLSDRTLVPRKAAAKKAAAPRASRKRTVKGPKVPLPAQLSPQLATLVDSPPSGDWRYEVKFDGYRILARIEGDDIRLFTRNGHDWSSKMPRQIAALRELGLDAAWLDGEMVVADENGAADFQALQNAFDTEHDEAITYYLFDLPFLGGQDLRQVALQGRRDTLRQLLERDESGVLKFSADFDEPVQSLLDSACRLELEGLIGKRADSPYSGRRSPDWVKLKCKQRQEFVVVGYTDPKGSRSGFGALLLALHDDDSGQLHYAGKVGTGFSTATLASIHARLKPLQIAKPALAKPPTGAEARGVHWLQPQLLAEVAYAQMTRDGIVRHSVFHGLRDDKAATAIDLERAMPTQTVPKRNKQAKAPENLGELRLTHPDRVIDATTGVTKREVAEYYASVSQWILPQLKQRPVALVRAPDGLAGELFFQKNAGQLHIPNVISYEKAEAGQAAMVINRPDTLLGAVQMNMLELHTWNATDKDFDKPDRFVLDLDPDPALPWKAMLEATQLTLTLLDELGLKVFLKTSGGKGIHLVVPLTRRSGWDEVKDFSHAIVDYLAKLFPDRLSAVSGPKNRVGRIFIDYLRNGKGATTACAYSLRAREGLPVSVPIWREELAHIKAANQWNIANLHERLAEVDDPWAEMGKVRQSITAHMRKQLGLK, translated from the coding sequence ATGGCCAAGCCCCTGCAGGAATATGCGCGCAAGCGCGACTTCAATGCCACGCCCGAGCCCAGCGGCAAGCGCAGCCGTGGCAAGCGGGTGCAGGCGCTGCAGTTCTGCATCCAGAAACATGACGCCAGCCACCTGCACTACGACTTCCGCCTGGAGCTGGATGGCACCCTGAAAAGCTGGGCGATCCCCAAAGGCCCGTCGCTCGACCCCAAAGTGCGCCGCCTGGCCGTGCACGTCGAGGACCACCCGCTGGATTACGCCGACTTCGAGGGGCATATCCCCGAAGGCCACTATGGTGCAGGTGATGTGATTGTCTGGGATCGCGGTGTATGGGAGCCCGAAGGCGATGCGCATGAAGCCTACGCCAAAGGCAAGCTGCGTTTCCGCCTGCAAGGCGAAAAGCTCAGCGGTGTGTGGAACCTGTTTCGCACCCGCCTGGATGGCAAGAAAGAGCAATGGATGCTGGTGAAATCACACGACGACCAGGCTCGCAGCGAGGCCGACTACAGCGTCGTGCAGGCTCAGCCCGATAGCGTGCTTAGCGACCGCACCCTGGTACCGCGCAAAGCCGCTGCGAAAAAAGCCGCCGCACCGCGCGCCAGCCGCAAGCGCACCGTCAAAGGCCCGAAGGTGCCCCTGCCTGCACAGCTGAGTCCGCAGTTGGCAACCTTGGTCGACTCGCCCCCCAGCGGGGACTGGCGCTACGAGGTCAAATTCGACGGTTACCGGATTCTGGCCCGTATCGAGGGTGATGACATCCGCCTGTTCACCCGCAACGGCCATGACTGGAGCAGCAAGATGCCCCGCCAGATCGCCGCACTGCGCGAGCTGGGCCTCGATGCAGCCTGGCTCGATGGTGAAATGGTGGTGGCTGACGAAAATGGCGCAGCCGATTTCCAGGCGTTGCAGAACGCCTTCGACACCGAGCACGATGAAGCCATTACCTACTACCTGTTCGACCTGCCGTTCCTCGGTGGCCAGGACCTGCGCCAGGTAGCGCTGCAGGGCCGGCGCGACACCTTGCGCCAACTGCTTGAGCGCGATGAGTCCGGTGTACTCAAGTTCTCTGCCGACTTCGACGAGCCCGTGCAATCTTTGCTCGACAGCGCCTGCCGGCTTGAGCTGGAGGGTTTGATCGGCAAGCGTGCCGACAGCCCGTACAGCGGCCGTCGCAGCCCGGACTGGGTCAAGCTCAAGTGCAAGCAACGCCAGGAGTTCGTGGTCGTCGGTTATACCGACCCCAAAGGTAGCCGCAGCGGCTTCGGGGCCCTGTTGCTGGCCCTGCATGACGACGACAGCGGTCAGTTGCACTACGCCGGCAAGGTTGGCACCGGCTTCAGCACGGCGACCCTGGCCAGCATCCATGCTCGGCTCAAACCCCTGCAAATCGCCAAGCCAGCGTTGGCCAAGCCGCCTACCGGTGCCGAAGCGCGGGGTGTGCACTGGCTGCAACCGCAATTGTTGGCCGAAGTCGCCTATGCCCAGATGACCCGAGACGGCATCGTGCGCCACTCGGTGTTCCATGGCCTGCGCGATGACAAGGCGGCCACCGCCATCGACCTGGAGCGCGCCATGCCTACCCAGACCGTGCCCAAACGCAACAAGCAGGCGAAGGCGCCTGAAAACCTGGGTGAACTGCGCCTGACCCACCCCGACCGGGTGATCGACGCCACCACCGGCGTGACCAAGCGCGAGGTCGCCGAGTACTACGCCAGCGTCAGCCAGTGGATCCTGCCCCAGCTCAAGCAACGCCCGGTGGCGCTGGTGCGCGCCCCGGACGGCCTGGCCGGGGAGCTGTTCTTCCAGAAAAACGCAGGCCAGCTGCACATACCTAACGTCATCAGCTATGAAAAGGCCGAGGCCGGCCAGGCGGCGATGGTCATCAACCGCCCGGACACCCTGCTAGGTGCTGTGCAGATGAACATGCTCGAACTGCACACCTGGAACGCCACGGACAAGGACTTCGACAAACCGGACCGCTTCGTACTTGACCTGGACCCCGACCCCGCGCTGCCCTGGAAGGCCATGCTGGAGGCCACCCAGCTCACCCTCACCCTGCTCGACGAACTGGGCCTGAAGGTGTTCCTGAAAACCAGTGGCGGCAAGGGTATTCACCTGGTCGTGCCCTTGACCCGGCGGTCGGGCTGGGACGAGGTCAAGGACTTTAGCCACGCCATCGTCGATTACCTGGCCAAGCTGTTCCCGGATCGCCTCAGTGCAGTGTCGGGGCCGAAAAACCGCGTGGGGCGGATCTTCATCGACTATCTGCGCAACGGCAAGGGCGCCACCACAGCCTGTGCCTACTCCTTGCGTGCCCGTGAGGGGTTACCTGTGTCGGTACCGATCTGGCGCGAGGAACTGGCGCACATCAAGGCTGCCAACCAATGGAACATTGCCAACCTGCACGAGCGGCTGGCAGAAGTTGATGACCCATGGGCGGAGATGGGCAAGGTACGCCAGTCCATCACCGCACACATGCGCAAGCAACTGGGGCTGAAATGA
- a CDS encoding acyl-CoA dehydrogenase family protein, with amino-acid sequence MSIVQDFNLTTLDRLLRTFGERQQPLNLDTQLPQLIQALHADHLDLLPLPGQGNTLRRWQTLARVAGCDLALAKLYEGHTDALAILAECGAAHHAVDGIWGVWAAEPPDARAQVTARQGDQVRLQGRKAWCSGALQIDRALITAWDEADQPQLVAIELSQPNQGLCIEHWQAVGMATTASVEVTFNDTPGTLIGTPGQYLARPGFWHGGAGIAACWYGAAEALADYLREHCRKPRPDPHADAHLGAVDAALYGARAALRECAAWIDRQPGADASFEVRRTRAQVEHAVERVISHVGRALGATPFCRSSHFARLSADLPVFMRQSHAERDLAVLGHQLTQLPAGVWQL; translated from the coding sequence ATGAGCATCGTTCAGGACTTCAACCTGACCACCCTCGACCGCCTGTTACGTACCTTTGGCGAGCGCCAGCAACCCCTTAACCTCGATACGCAACTGCCGCAGCTGATCCAGGCGCTGCACGCCGACCATCTCGACCTGTTGCCATTGCCGGGCCAAGGCAACACACTGCGCCGCTGGCAGACCCTGGCCCGTGTGGCCGGTTGCGACCTGGCGCTGGCCAAGCTCTATGAAGGCCACACCGATGCCCTGGCCATCCTTGCTGAATGCGGCGCCGCCCACCACGCCGTAGACGGCATCTGGGGCGTGTGGGCCGCTGAGCCGCCCGATGCACGTGCGCAGGTGACGGCGCGCCAAGGTGACCAGGTGCGCCTGCAAGGCCGCAAGGCCTGGTGTTCAGGGGCCTTGCAGATCGACCGGGCGCTGATCACTGCCTGGGATGAGGCGGACCAGCCGCAACTGGTGGCGATCGAGCTTTCACAGCCGAACCAGGGGCTGTGCATCGAACATTGGCAAGCAGTCGGCATGGCCACAACTGCCAGCGTCGAGGTGACATTCAACGACACCCCCGGCACGCTCATCGGCACGCCGGGCCAATACCTGGCACGCCCTGGCTTTTGGCATGGCGGTGCGGGCATCGCTGCCTGCTGGTACGGCGCGGCCGAGGCACTGGCAGACTACCTGCGCGAACATTGCCGCAAGCCCCGCCCCGACCCCCATGCCGATGCGCACCTGGGGGCAGTGGATGCTGCGTTGTACGGTGCCCGCGCGGCGCTGCGCGAATGTGCTGCCTGGATCGACCGGCAACCTGGCGCAGATGCCAGCTTCGAAGTGCGCCGCACGCGTGCCCAGGTGGAACACGCCGTGGAACGTGTGATCAGCCACGTTGGGCGAGCGCTGGGAGCCACGCCATTCTGCCGCAGCAGCCATTTTGCCCGGCTGAGCGCTGACCTACCGGTATTCATGCGCCAGAGCCATGCCGAGCGCGATCTGGCGGTGCTGGGCCATCAGCTCACCCAACTACCGGCCGGGGTGTGGCAGCTATGA
- a CDS encoding PIG-L deacetylase family protein has protein sequence MSQNLIQSANGTPWAAWQQGAHLARATWLDPMQLCPPGRRLVLIAPHPDDEILMAGGLLAGFKGREDELVLISATDGEGSHPGSSHWTEHRLRRQRPQESRQALLQLDLDLTHLDWRRLHLKDGQLPREEAFLVSHLTQLLRPDDLLMATWRNDGHCDHEAVGRAAAHAAAARGVQLAEVPVWAWHWAEPDDPRLPWPRAHRLQLDESRLARKRKALAAHVSQLEPDAEQPPVLPPRLMECLLQPFELVFL, from the coding sequence ATGAGCCAGAACCTTATTCAGTCCGCCAACGGCACGCCTTGGGCAGCCTGGCAGCAAGGTGCGCATCTTGCGCGCGCTACATGGCTCGATCCAATGCAGCTGTGCCCACCTGGGCGCCGGCTGGTGTTGATCGCGCCGCATCCGGATGACGAAATCCTCATGGCAGGTGGTCTGCTGGCGGGTTTCAAGGGACGCGAGGATGAACTGGTGCTGATTTCCGCCACCGACGGTGAAGGCAGCCACCCCGGCTCCAGCCACTGGACCGAGCACCGTTTGCGTCGACAGCGGCCGCAAGAGAGCCGCCAGGCCCTGCTGCAGCTGGACCTGGACCTTACCCATCTGGACTGGCGCAGGCTGCACCTGAAGGACGGCCAGTTACCGCGCGAAGAGGCATTCCTGGTCAGTCACCTCACCCAGTTGCTGCGGCCAGATGACCTGTTGATGGCCACCTGGCGTAATGATGGGCACTGCGATCACGAGGCCGTAGGCCGAGCTGCGGCACACGCGGCGGCCGCCCGCGGGGTGCAATTGGCAGAGGTGCCGGTGTGGGCGTGGCACTGGGCTGAGCCCGATGACCCGCGCCTGCCATGGCCGCGTGCGCACCGCCTGCAGCTCGATGAAAGCCGCCTGGCCCGCAAGCGCAAGGCCTTGGCCGCCCACGTCAGCCAGCTGGAGCCGGACGCCGAGCAGCCGCCGGTGCTGCCACCCCGCTTGATGGAATGTCTGCTGCAACCTTTCGAACTGGTGTTCCTGTGA
- a CDS encoding class I SAM-dependent methyltransferase → MSLDPQYFAELYATNEDPWAFRTRWYEKRKRELVMASLPRQCYQRVFEPACANGELSALLADRCADLLCQDLDPTAVGLARERLVDVPNASVEMARLPADWPGGRFDLIVLSEVGYYLDPTDWLQVIEQSVASLTYDGALLACHWKHPIVGCPQDGREVHRMLAQHLPLHHQFRHEEADFVLEYWSCQPSVVDLDETCP, encoded by the coding sequence ATGAGCCTGGATCCGCAATATTTCGCCGAGCTGTACGCCACCAATGAAGACCCTTGGGCTTTTCGCACCCGCTGGTACGAGAAGCGCAAACGCGAGCTGGTAATGGCCAGCCTGCCCCGCCAGTGCTATCAGCGCGTATTCGAGCCAGCCTGTGCCAATGGTGAGCTCAGTGCGTTGCTGGCCGATCGCTGCGCCGACTTGCTGTGCCAGGACCTTGATCCAACGGCCGTAGGCCTGGCCCGCGAACGCCTCGTCGATGTGCCCAACGCCTCGGTGGAAATGGCCCGGCTACCAGCGGACTGGCCGGGCGGGCGCTTCGACCTGATCGTGCTCAGCGAAGTCGGTTACTACCTTGATCCTACAGACTGGCTGCAGGTCATCGAGCAATCGGTGGCCAGCCTGACCTACGACGGCGCCCTGCTCGCCTGTCACTGGAAACACCCCATCGTGGGTTGCCCACAGGATGGACGGGAAGTGCATCGCATGCTGGCCCAGCACCTGCCTCTGCATCACCAGTTCCGGCATGAAGAGGCAGACTTCGTACTGGAATACTGGTCCTGCCAGCCCAGCGTGGTTGACCTGGACGAGACCTGCCCATGA
- a CDS encoding glycosyltransferase has product MIAVVIPAHNEARRLGRCLRAVLVAAMQAQQAGHRVDVLVVLDRCSDGSGAVARRFGVRVLEVDAGNVGMARRVGAAHMVERGAQWLACTDADSQVPSHWLVSQLACSAEVVCGTVHVEYWQPWQKAALRKLYQSRYEAREGHRHVHGANLGVCAAAYQRVGGFQPLAAHEDVQLVSDLQASGAQIVWTARHSVATSSRLDSRAREGFGDYLAGLQAQV; this is encoded by the coding sequence ATGATTGCCGTGGTCATTCCGGCGCACAACGAAGCCCGCCGCCTTGGGCGCTGCCTGCGGGCGGTGTTGGTCGCTGCCATGCAAGCGCAACAGGCGGGGCACCGGGTAGACGTGTTGGTGGTGCTGGACCGTTGCAGCGACGGTAGTGGCGCGGTGGCGCGGCGCTTCGGTGTGCGGGTTTTGGAGGTGGATGCCGGTAATGTCGGCATGGCGCGCCGGGTGGGCGCGGCGCACATGGTCGAGCGTGGTGCGCAGTGGCTGGCGTGCACCGACGCCGATAGCCAGGTGCCGTCGCACTGGCTGGTGTCGCAGCTGGCCTGCAGCGCCGAGGTGGTGTGCGGTACCGTGCATGTCGAGTATTGGCAGCCCTGGCAGAAAGCTGCCCTGCGCAAGCTGTACCAGAGCCGCTATGAAGCGCGCGAAGGCCATCGCCATGTGCACGGCGCGAACCTGGGTGTGTGCGCCGCTGCCTATCAACGCGTGGGTGGCTTCCAGCCCCTCGCGGCGCATGAAGATGTGCAGCTGGTCAGCGACCTTCAGGCCAGCGGCGCGCAGATTGTCTGGACCGCCAGGCACAGCGTGGCCACCAGCAGCCGCCTCGACAGCCGCGCCCGGGAAGGGTTTGGTGACTATCTGGCGGGTTTGCAGGCGCAGGTGTGA
- a CDS encoding phosphorylase family protein encodes MMLIKQFPDISLDDTLFVFALEAEAGEVFTEVNTVFTGIGKVNAAIALTKAIATRRPRLVVNLGSAGSQRHGKGQVVCCNRFVQRDMDVTPLGFARYETPLSDIPVVLEHGAAIPGLPLETCGSGDSFEINHGDAPYDVVDMEAYVLALIARGEGIPFVCLKYISDDAGSDAAGDWAVQVHLAAEAFKRVLFSQV; translated from the coding sequence ATGATGCTGATCAAGCAATTCCCCGACATTTCCCTGGATGACACGCTGTTCGTCTTTGCCCTCGAGGCCGAGGCGGGAGAAGTCTTCACCGAGGTGAACACCGTGTTTACCGGCATTGGCAAAGTCAATGCGGCGATTGCACTGACCAAGGCGATTGCCACACGCAGGCCCAGACTTGTCGTCAACCTTGGATCGGCTGGCAGCCAGCGCCACGGCAAAGGCCAGGTGGTGTGCTGCAACCGTTTCGTACAACGTGACATGGACGTCACACCGCTGGGCTTTGCCCGATACGAGACACCCTTGTCGGATATCCCGGTAGTCCTGGAGCATGGCGCAGCAATCCCCGGGCTACCGTTGGAAACCTGTGGCAGCGGTGACAGTTTCGAGATCAACCATGGCGACGCGCCTTATGACGTGGTCGACATGGAAGCCTATGTGCTGGCGTTGATCGCACGCGGTGAAGGCATTCCGTTTGTGTGCCTGAAATACATTTCCGATGATGCCGGCAGCGATGCAGCAGGGGATTGGGCGGTGCAGGTTCACCTGGCGGCCGAGGCGTTCAAGCGGGTGCTGTTCAGCCAGGTGTGA
- a CDS encoding carboxylate-amine ligase — MARACTFGIEEEYLLVRLGSGQVPAAPSSAVIGRCREALGQYFVQEMFRSQIELASPVFTHLHEAHEFFQLRRQRLSLALAEEGIGLYGAASHPSTAWLRQKAAAPAHYQQLFDDYRHVAQRSLLNGLHVHVGVPPGCDRMQLINRLLVWLPLLLVLSTSSPMWAGQQTGYMSYRRVICGEWPHMGLPEALPDWAAYERYRALLQRTGALAVDGDFWWAIRPSRRFPTVELRICDGCPRLEDTLCIAALFRHLVEHKVTGRHDLLPCNRELRWIAQENYWRAMRYGRHARFIGMHEQQPVTAEGWLGQLQALVPVDSVDAERACQHARHLLREGTHADQQLHCLTQAIASGVGKAQALQAVVAAGTCN, encoded by the coding sequence ATGGCCCGGGCCTGCACATTCGGCATCGAGGAAGAATACCTGCTGGTAAGGCTGGGCTCGGGACAGGTCCCGGCAGCACCATCGTCTGCGGTAATCGGGCGTTGCCGCGAAGCGCTGGGCCAATATTTTGTGCAGGAAATGTTCCGCAGCCAGATTGAGTTGGCCTCGCCGGTGTTCACCCACCTTCATGAAGCCCATGAGTTCTTCCAACTGCGGCGGCAGCGGCTGAGTCTTGCGCTGGCAGAGGAGGGAATTGGGCTGTACGGCGCGGCGAGCCACCCAAGTACCGCCTGGCTGCGGCAGAAGGCCGCTGCCCCGGCACATTACCAGCAACTGTTCGATGACTACCGGCATGTAGCCCAGCGAAGCCTGCTCAATGGTCTGCACGTGCACGTTGGCGTTCCGCCAGGTTGTGACCGCATGCAACTGATCAACCGCTTGCTGGTCTGGCTGCCGTTATTACTGGTGCTGAGCACCTCATCGCCTATGTGGGCGGGTCAGCAGACCGGCTACATGAGCTATCGCCGAGTGATTTGCGGGGAATGGCCGCACATGGGTTTGCCCGAAGCCTTGCCGGACTGGGCTGCCTATGAACGCTACCGCGCCTTGTTGCAGCGGACCGGTGCATTGGCTGTGGATGGCGACTTCTGGTGGGCCATTCGGCCTTCGCGGCGCTTCCCGACGGTGGAGTTGCGTATCTGCGATGGTTGCCCGCGACTGGAAGATACCCTGTGTATCGCCGCGCTGTTTCGCCATTTGGTAGAGCACAAGGTTACCGGTCGCCATGACCTGTTGCCCTGCAACCGTGAGCTTCGCTGGATCGCTCAGGAGAACTACTGGCGCGCCATGCGCTATGGGCGTCATGCACGGTTCATTGGTATGCACGAACAACAGCCAGTCACGGCTGAGGGCTGGCTTGGTCAGTTGCAGGCGCTGGTGCCGGTCGACAGCGTGGATGCCGAGCGTGCTTGCCAGCATGCACGGCACCTGCTGCGCGAGGGCACTCATGCCGACCAGCAGTTGCACTGCCTGACACAGGCTATCGCGAGCGGGGTCGGCAAGGCACAGGCGCTGCAAGCGGTGGTGGCCGCCGGGACTTGCAATTAG
- a CDS encoding methyltransferase, producing MRLTARQFEADQALLQLGQRLRADGYRFTSVTPATHTRVNAREGSGQASNLRDVFGWSRPFAPGLLSTDELQLLERAQVLVPKGDLLGSSVRWSSLDDLLLVHSAFPTDGSDAVFFGPDSYRFAQVIHEHLQHNPMPVEHAVDIGCGSGVGALLIARAAQHAQVSAVDINPLALRYATINAALAGVSNVSVVASDLLDALTGTFDLIVANPPYMLDRSARTYRHGGGALGAELSLRIVEQGCERLSRHGTLLLYTGVAIVDGRDALLEAIRLRLAGPQWAWVYREIDPDVFGEQLAEPGYEQVERIAAVALTVTRHR from the coding sequence ATGAGGCTGACCGCCAGACAGTTCGAAGCCGATCAGGCATTGCTGCAGCTGGGCCAGCGGCTACGCGCCGACGGCTACCGATTTACCAGTGTGACACCTGCGACCCACACCCGCGTCAACGCCCGTGAGGGTTCCGGGCAGGCCAGCAACCTGCGCGACGTGTTCGGCTGGAGTCGGCCCTTCGCCCCGGGCCTGCTATCAACGGATGAATTGCAGTTGCTCGAACGCGCCCAGGTGCTGGTCCCGAAGGGTGACTTACTCGGCAGCTCAGTGCGCTGGTCCAGCCTGGACGACCTGCTGCTGGTGCATTCGGCGTTCCCCACCGATGGCAGCGATGCGGTGTTCTTCGGCCCGGACAGCTACCGTTTTGCCCAGGTCATTCACGAGCACCTGCAGCATAACCCCATGCCGGTGGAGCACGCAGTCGATATCGGCTGTGGCAGCGGGGTGGGCGCGTTGCTGATCGCGCGTGCGGCCCAGCATGCCCAGGTCAGCGCCGTCGACATCAACCCCTTGGCGTTGCGCTACGCTACGATCAACGCGGCGCTGGCGGGGGTGAGCAATGTGTCCGTAGTGGCCAGCGACCTGCTGGACGCCCTTACCGGTACGTTCGACCTGATTGTCGCCAACCCGCCGTACATGCTCGACCGTAGCGCCCGCACCTACCGCCACGGCGGCGGCGCCCTGGGCGCCGAACTGTCGCTGCGCATCGTTGAACAAGGATGCGAACGCCTGAGCCGCCACGGTACCTTGCTGCTCTACACCGGCGTAGCCATTGTCGATGGCCGCGATGCGTTGCTCGAAGCCATCCGCCTGCGCCTCGCAGGGCCACAATGGGCCTGGGTGTACCGGGAGATCGACCCTGACGTGTTTGGCGAGCAACTGGCCGAGCCGGGCTATGAGCAAGTCGAACGGATCGCCGCCGTGGCGCTCACCGTAACCCGTCATCGCTGA